From Pontibacter actiniarum, a single genomic window includes:
- the uvrA gene encoding excinuclease ABC subunit UvrA, which yields MALNQEQPTTTTGTDTSAVMPGSNGDAQQIEVYGAREHNLKNISIKLPRYKLVVFTGISGSGKSSLAFDTIYAEGQRRYMETFSAYARSFMGGLERPNVDKIEGLSPVISIEQKTTSRNPRSTVGTITEIYDFMRLLWARTAEAYSYVTGEKMVRQSDDQIVNHILENFDGKRIVVLAPVVKGRKGHYRELFQQIRKMGFIRARVDGELVEIAPKMQVDRYKIHDIEIVIDKIVVKEEDRFRLSGSIQNALTHGKGTALILDADADKTHFFSRHLMDPATGIAYDDPAPNSFSFNSPYGACPVCNGLGEIQEITEETVIPDKELSIRRGGIAPLGEYRDIWIFKQIEALFKHFKASVATPIKDLPEDLLQVLLYGLEEDLEVKTKKGNYVVEFEGIINFLKNQMESDSDSIRSWVEDFTQTTTCPECNGYRLKKESLHFKIADKNIGELSVLDITKLAAWFEALEDRMSERQNVIAKELLKEIRKRIGFLLDVGLDYLSLHRPVRTLSGGESQRIRLATQIGTQLVGVLYIMDEPSIGLHQRDNERLINALKDLRDLGNSIIVVEHDKDMILQSDYVVDIGPGAGIHGGQVVTAGTPETMMNAGTTTADFLSNRRGIAVPREKRPGTGQTLRLIGATGHNLKNVTLELPLGKMICVTGVSGSGKSSLIHDTLYPILNTHFFRAKREPLPYKSIEGLEHIDKVIEVDQSPIGRTPRSNPATYTGVFTDIRSLFAQLPEAKIRGYTPGRFSFNVKGGRCEACEGAGMRTIEMNFLPDVYVPCEVCKGKRYNRETLEVRFKGKSITDVLEMTVEQAVEFFESQPRILRKIQTLNEVGLGYITLGQQATTLSGGEAQRVKLATELSKKDTGQTLYILDEPTTGLHFQDIEHLTEVLHKLTNKGNTVLIIEHNLDLIKVADYVIDIGPEGGEGGGTIVAAGTPEEVVAAGKGYTSRFLEEELKTSHYTEGPSAPQD from the coding sequence ATGGCTTTAAACCAGGAGCAACCAACCACTACCACCGGCACCGATACTTCTGCCGTTATGCCCGGCTCAAACGGCGATGCACAGCAGATTGAAGTATACGGCGCCCGCGAACATAACCTTAAGAACATCTCTATCAAGCTGCCGCGCTACAAGCTGGTCGTTTTTACCGGCATCAGTGGCTCCGGCAAGTCCTCGCTGGCTTTCGATACGATCTACGCCGAGGGGCAGCGCCGCTACATGGAGACTTTCTCGGCCTACGCCCGCTCCTTTATGGGTGGCCTGGAGCGCCCCAACGTCGACAAGATCGAGGGGCTGTCGCCGGTCATCTCCATTGAGCAGAAAACCACCAGCCGCAACCCCCGCTCTACCGTAGGCACCATCACCGAAATCTACGACTTTATGCGCCTGCTGTGGGCCCGCACCGCCGAGGCCTATAGCTATGTAACCGGTGAGAAGATGGTGCGCCAGAGCGATGACCAGATCGTTAACCACATCCTCGAGAACTTCGACGGCAAGCGCATTGTGGTGCTGGCCCCGGTGGTAAAGGGCCGTAAGGGCCACTACCGTGAGCTGTTCCAGCAGATCCGCAAGATGGGCTTTATCCGGGCCCGCGTGGACGGCGAACTGGTGGAGATCGCCCCGAAGATGCAGGTGGACCGCTACAAGATCCACGACATAGAGATCGTGATCGACAAGATCGTGGTGAAGGAGGAGGACCGCTTCCGCCTCTCCGGCTCTATCCAGAATGCGCTCACGCACGGCAAGGGCACGGCGCTGATCCTGGATGCGGACGCCGACAAGACACACTTCTTTTCGCGCCACCTCATGGACCCCGCCACCGGTATCGCCTACGACGATCCGGCCCCGAACTCCTTCTCCTTTAACTCCCCTTACGGCGCCTGCCCGGTGTGTAACGGCCTGGGAGAGATACAGGAGATCACGGAGGAAACCGTTATTCCGGACAAAGAGCTAAGCATACGCCGCGGGGGTATTGCCCCGCTGGGCGAGTACCGCGACATCTGGATATTTAAGCAGATCGAGGCGCTGTTTAAGCACTTTAAGGCCTCGGTGGCCACCCCGATAAAAGACCTGCCGGAGGACCTGCTGCAGGTACTGCTCTATGGCCTGGAGGAAGACCTGGAGGTAAAAACCAAAAAGGGCAACTATGTGGTGGAGTTTGAGGGCATTATCAACTTCCTGAAAAACCAGATGGAGTCCGACTCCGACAGCATCCGCTCCTGGGTAGAGGACTTTACCCAAACCACCACCTGCCCCGAGTGTAACGGCTATCGCCTGAAAAAGGAGTCGCTGCACTTCAAGATCGCGGATAAGAACATCGGGGAGCTGTCTGTGCTGGACATTACCAAGCTGGCCGCCTGGTTTGAGGCGCTGGAAGACAGGATGAGCGAGCGCCAGAATGTAATCGCCAAAGAGCTGCTGAAGGAAATCCGCAAGCGCATTGGCTTTTTGCTGGATGTGGGCCTGGACTACCTGAGCCTGCACCGCCCTGTGCGCACCCTTTCCGGCGGCGAGAGCCAGCGCATTCGCCTGGCCACGCAGATCGGCACGCAGCTGGTGGGCGTGCTCTATATTATGGATGAGCCAAGTATAGGCCTGCACCAGCGCGACAACGAGCGCCTGATTAACGCCCTGAAGGACCTCCGCGACCTGGGCAACTCCATCATTGTGGTGGAGCACGACAAGGACATGATTCTGCAGTCTGACTACGTGGTGGATATCGGACCGGGCGCAGGCATCCATGGAGGCCAGGTCGTGACGGCCGGCACCCCGGAAACCATGATGAACGCCGGCACCACCACTGCCGACTTCCTGAGCAACCGCCGTGGCATTGCCGTGCCGCGCGAAAAACGCCCGGGAACAGGCCAGACGCTCCGGCTGATCGGTGCCACAGGCCATAACCTGAAAAATGTAACGCTGGAGCTGCCGCTGGGCAAGATGATCTGCGTAACGGGCGTATCGGGCAGCGGTAAGTCCTCGCTGATACACGACACGTTGTACCCAATCCTGAACACGCACTTCTTCCGGGCCAAGCGGGAGCCGCTGCCTTACAAAAGCATAGAAGGGCTGGAGCATATCGACAAGGTAATAGAGGTAGACCAGTCGCCGATTGGCCGCACGCCGCGCTCCAACCCGGCCACCTATACGGGCGTCTTCACCGACATCCGCAGCCTTTTTGCGCAGCTGCCGGAGGCCAAGATCAGGGGCTACACCCCGGGCCGCTTCTCGTTTAACGTGAAGGGCGGGCGCTGCGAAGCCTGCGAAGGCGCGGGTATGCGCACGATAGAGATGAACTTTCTGCCGGATGTGTATGTGCCGTGCGAGGTATGCAAAGGCAAGCGCTACAACCGCGAAACGCTGGAGGTGCGCTTCAAAGGCAAGAGCATAACCGATGTGCTGGAGATGACTGTGGAGCAGGCGGTGGAGTTTTTCGAGAGCCAGCCACGCATCCTGCGCAAGATCCAAACGCTGAACGAGGTGGGTTTAGGCTACATCACCCTGGGCCAGCAAGCTACCACCCTCTCCGGTGGCGAGGCACAGCGTGTGAAGCTGGCAACGGAGCTATCGAAGAAAGACACCGGGCAAACGCTCTACATCCTGGATGAGCCAACCACGGGCCTGCACTTTCAGGACATTGAGCACCTGACGGAGGTTTTACACAAACTTACCAACAAGGGCAATACCGTACTTATCATCGAGCACAACCTCGACCTGATTAAGGTGGCGGACTATGTCATTGATATTGGCCCTGAGGGCGGCGAGGGCGGCGGCACGATTGTGGCGGCAGGCACTCCAGAAGAGGTCGTGGCGGCGGGAAAAGGCTATACTTCCCGCTTCCTGGAGGAGGAGCTGAAGACCAGCCACTATACCGAAGGCCCATCAGCCCCGCAAGACTAG
- a CDS encoding TIGR00730 family Rossman fold protein: MTKLRKTSKTKLHEESINTGSGQTILKPDVNENKARSVTDLRESGQSTAAPASEEDRKIRQAFVDKDWNEIKIADSWQIFKVMAEFVDGFEKLAKIGPCVSVFGSARTKSDNKYYIMAEEIAAKLVRHGYGVITGGGPGIMEAGNKGAHSEGGRSVGLNIQLPFEQFNNIYIDSDKLINFDYFFVRKVMFVKYAQGFIGMPGGFGTLDELFEAITLIQTKKIGAFPIVLVGRSYWEGLFKWIEDVMLHTENNISAEDLDLVHIVDDATEAVKIIDDFYSKYLLSPNF, encoded by the coding sequence ATGACAAAGCTTAGAAAAACAAGCAAGACCAAGCTGCACGAAGAATCAATCAATACCGGCAGCGGGCAAACCATTCTGAAACCGGATGTAAACGAGAATAAGGCCAGATCGGTAACCGACCTGCGCGAGAGCGGACAGTCCACGGCTGCACCGGCCTCTGAGGAAGACAGAAAGATACGCCAGGCCTTTGTAGACAAAGACTGGAACGAGATTAAAATCGCCGACTCCTGGCAGATTTTCAAAGTGATGGCTGAGTTTGTGGACGGTTTTGAGAAACTGGCTAAAATCGGCCCTTGCGTGTCGGTGTTCGGCTCGGCCCGCACCAAATCCGACAACAAGTACTACATCATGGCCGAGGAGATCGCCGCTAAACTGGTGCGCCACGGCTACGGTGTGATCACGGGCGGCGGCCCGGGCATTATGGAGGCTGGCAACAAAGGCGCTCACTCCGAAGGAGGGCGCTCGGTAGGCCTGAACATCCAGCTGCCGTTCGAGCAGTTCAACAACATCTACATCGACTCCGACAAGCTCATCAACTTCGACTACTTCTTTGTGCGCAAGGTGATGTTCGTGAAGTATGCCCAGGGCTTTATCGGCATGCCGGGCGGCTTCGGCACACTCGACGAGCTGTTTGAGGCGATCACGCTGATCCAAACGAAAAAAATCGGCGCTTTCCCGATCGTACTGGTGGGCCGCTCCTACTGGGAGGGCCTGTTTAAGTGGATCGAGGACGTGATGCTGCACACAGAGAACAACATCAGCGCCGAGGACCTGGACCTGGTGCACATTGTGGACGACGCTACCGAGGCCGTGAAGATCATCGACGACTTCTACAGCAAATACCTGCTGTCTCCAAACTTCTAA
- a CDS encoding YidH family protein: protein MLNRKAKAEIKKDLKVQEKLNVEVKDSLAMERTKLANERTLLAYSRTAMALVLAGLTFMKLFEDMLYQSIGFVFILAGLVMAVFGYRRFCKKKESITRYAHAYTPTSPVHAEVTAQEKAEAT from the coding sequence ATGCTTAACAGAAAAGCGAAAGCAGAGATAAAGAAGGACCTGAAGGTACAGGAAAAGCTGAATGTTGAGGTTAAAGACAGCCTGGCGATGGAGCGCACGAAGCTGGCTAACGAACGCACCCTGCTTGCCTACAGCCGCACGGCGATGGCCCTGGTGCTGGCCGGTCTCACCTTTATGAAACTGTTCGAGGACATGCTCTACCAAAGCATCGGCTTCGTTTTTATACTTGCCGGGCTTGTGATGGCGGTGTTCGGCTACCGCAGGTTCTGCAAAAAGAAGGAGAGCATCACCCGCTACGCCCACGCCTACACGCCTACCAGCCCGGTGCACGCGGAGGTAACCGCACAGGAAAAAGCAGAGGCGACCTAG
- a CDS encoding ABC transporter permease, with translation MIYLRLIAESFRFAWQALRANLLRTILSLLGVTIGIFAIISVFTLVDSLERNVRDSMSFVGDKVIYVEKWPWSTGGNYPWWKYFQRPEATAREFRLLQERITTSNGVAIFANKGGNTFKQGNNSYSDGTLMGVSYDYPKVSEVPVVDGRYFTPQEADAARNVIVIGDEVANSLFPYGSPIGQDLKVGGQKFTVVGVIEKQGENMFGMPNMDQMGMIPYSTFSKMYDVGPSGMGSTIALKGREDDPGLLELEYETKGVMRNIRGLRPRDEDNFAMNRPEMLQDAIGGFFDVVGLAGWVIGGFAILVGGFGIANIMFVSVKERTNIIGIQKSLGAKNYFILFQFLFESVFLSLLGGGIGILLVLLLTLIPQDIMKVTLSAGNIILGLGVSAVIGMLSGIIPAVLASNLDPVIAIRSK, from the coding sequence ATGATATACCTGCGTTTGATAGCGGAGAGCTTCCGGTTTGCCTGGCAGGCTTTGCGCGCCAACCTGCTGCGCACCATCCTGTCGCTGCTGGGGGTTACCATCGGTATCTTCGCGATCATTTCGGTGTTCACGCTGGTAGACTCGCTGGAGCGGAACGTGCGCGACAGCATGAGCTTTGTCGGCGACAAGGTTATTTATGTGGAGAAGTGGCCCTGGTCCACGGGGGGCAACTACCCCTGGTGGAAGTACTTTCAGAGGCCGGAGGCCACGGCGCGGGAGTTCAGGCTGCTGCAGGAGCGCATTACCACCAGCAACGGCGTGGCTATCTTCGCCAACAAAGGGGGCAACACCTTTAAGCAAGGCAACAACAGCTACTCCGACGGCACCCTGATGGGCGTTTCCTATGACTACCCGAAGGTAAGCGAGGTGCCCGTGGTTGACGGCCGCTACTTCACCCCGCAGGAGGCCGACGCCGCCCGCAACGTGATCGTGATCGGCGATGAGGTGGCCAACTCCCTGTTCCCGTACGGCAGCCCCATTGGCCAGGACCTGAAGGTGGGGGGCCAGAAATTCACCGTGGTAGGCGTAATAGAGAAACAGGGAGAGAACATGTTCGGGATGCCAAACATGGACCAGATGGGCATGATCCCGTACAGCACCTTCTCCAAAATGTACGATGTAGGGCCAAGCGGCATGGGCTCCACTATTGCCTTAAAGGGCCGCGAGGATGACCCGGGCCTGCTCGAGCTGGAGTATGAAACCAAGGGAGTGATGCGCAACATACGGGGCCTGCGCCCGCGCGACGAGGACAACTTTGCCATGAACCGCCCCGAAATGCTACAGGATGCCATTGGCGGCTTCTTTGACGTGGTGGGGCTGGCAGGCTGGGTGATCGGCGGCTTTGCCATACTGGTGGGTGGCTTCGGCATCGCCAACATCATGTTTGTGTCGGTAAAGGAGCGGACCAACATCATTGGCATACAAAAATCGCTGGGGGCTAAAAATTATTTTATCCTGTTCCAGTTTCTGTTTGAGTCGGTGTTTTTGAGTTTGTTAGGCGGTGGCATCGGTATCCTGCTGGTGTTGTTGCTCACGCTTATCCCGCAGGATATCATGAAGGTTACCCTGTCGGCAGGCAACATTATACTTGGCCTTGGCGTATCGGCGGTGATAGGCATGCTTTCGGGCATCATACCTGCCGTACTGGCCTCAAACCTAGACCCGGTTATTGCAATCCGATCCAAATAG
- the queA gene encoding tRNA preQ1(34) S-adenosylmethionine ribosyltransferase-isomerase QueA, translating to MKLSEFKFDLPESYLATHPSENRDESRMMVVHRDSGKIEHRVFKDILEYFDEGDVMVVNDTKVFPARLYGNKEKTGAKIEVFLLRELNKEIHLWDVLVDPARKIRVGNKLYFGDSDLVAEVIDNTTSRGRTIKFLFDGPDEEFYKTINDLGETPLPKYIKREAEPEDRERYQTVYAKNVGAVAAPTAGLHFTKEVMKRLEIKGVDVEPVTLHVGLGTFRPVDVEDLTKHKMDSENFMVPAATAERVNKALDSKKRVCAIGTTTMRALESSVSANSRLKANEGWTDRFIFPPYDFKIANCLLTNFHMPESTLLMMAAAFGGYELVMKAYEEAVKENYRFFSYGDVMLIL from the coding sequence ATGAAGTTATCTGAATTTAAGTTTGATCTCCCCGAAAGTTACCTGGCCACGCACCCTAGCGAAAACCGCGATGAATCGCGCATGATGGTGGTGCACCGCGACTCTGGTAAAATCGAGCACCGCGTGTTTAAAGACATCCTGGAGTACTTCGACGAAGGGGATGTGATGGTGGTGAACGATACCAAAGTGTTTCCGGCCCGCCTGTACGGTAACAAAGAGAAAACAGGGGCTAAGATTGAAGTTTTTCTGCTGCGCGAGCTGAACAAGGAAATCCACCTGTGGGATGTGCTGGTAGACCCGGCCCGCAAGATCCGCGTAGGCAACAAACTATACTTCGGCGACAGCGACCTGGTAGCCGAGGTGATCGATAATACTACTTCCCGCGGCCGTACGATCAAGTTCCTTTTTGACGGTCCGGATGAAGAATTCTACAAAACCATTAACGATTTGGGCGAAACGCCACTGCCAAAGTACATTAAGCGTGAGGCAGAGCCGGAAGACCGTGAGCGTTACCAGACGGTGTATGCCAAGAACGTAGGTGCCGTGGCTGCCCCAACGGCAGGGCTGCACTTTACAAAAGAGGTGATGAAGCGCCTGGAGATTAAAGGGGTGGATGTGGAGCCGGTTACGCTGCACGTAGGCCTGGGCACTTTCCGCCCGGTAGACGTGGAGGACCTGACCAAGCACAAGATGGACTCCGAAAACTTTATGGTGCCTGCCGCTACTGCTGAGCGTGTAAACAAGGCGCTGGACAGCAAGAAGCGTGTGTGTGCCATCGGTACCACCACCATGCGCGCCCTGGAGTCGTCGGTTTCGGCTAACAGCCGCCTTAAGGCTAACGAAGGCTGGACAGACCGTTTCATCTTCCCTCCGTACGACTTTAAGATCGCCAACTGCCTGCTAACCAACTTCCACATGCCGGAAAGCACACTGCTGATGATGGCTGCCGCTTTCGGAGGCTACGAACTGGTGATGAAAGCCTATGAGGAGGCCGTGAAAGAGAACTACCGCTTCTTCAGCTACGGCGACGTAATGCTGATTCTGTAA
- a CDS encoding ABC transporter ATP-binding protein, translated as MIVDAQNLVAGYGQRVLIRNLSFSIPSPAFVAIIGHNGAGKTTLFRAFQGKIDYEGQLLVQGHNLRHLSNPSAKGLLAYLPQKNTINFPIKVHDLVVMGLFRKKRFFEHYGPDDYALAARTLEQLQLSHLIDHDFTTLSGGEQQLVWLAQLMLQDAGINLLDEPTQQLDVYYKSKVFSLLQEWVVQSGKTILCITHDLQNLQSLRGYLLNLSKPTPVLEAISPEAVQENQAFLEAGRQPAL; from the coding sequence TTGATCGTTGACGCACAAAACTTGGTTGCGGGTTATGGCCAGAGGGTCCTGATCCGCAACCTTTCTTTTTCTATTCCCTCGCCTGCCTTTGTAGCCATCATCGGGCACAATGGGGCGGGTAAAACAACGCTTTTCCGGGCCTTTCAGGGGAAAATAGACTATGAGGGGCAGCTACTGGTGCAGGGGCATAACCTGCGGCACCTTTCCAACCCGTCCGCCAAAGGCCTGCTGGCCTACCTCCCGCAGAAGAACACCATCAACTTTCCTATCAAGGTGCACGACCTGGTCGTGATGGGCCTGTTCCGCAAGAAGCGCTTCTTTGAGCACTACGGCCCGGATGACTACGCGCTAGCGGCACGTACGCTAGAGCAGCTGCAGCTCTCCCACCTCATCGACCACGATTTTACCACACTTTCCGGCGGCGAGCAGCAACTGGTGTGGCTGGCCCAACTCATGCTGCAGGATGCAGGCATTAACCTGCTGGATGAGCCGACACAGCAACTGGACGTGTACTACAAGAGCAAAGTGTTCAGCCTGCTGCAGGAGTGGGTTGTGCAAAGCGGCAAAACGATCCTTTGCATTACGCATGACCTGCAAAACCTGCAAAGCCTGCGGGGCTACCTGCTCAACCTGTCCAAGCCAACGCCTGTGCTGGAGGCCATCTCCCCGGAAGCGGTGCAGGAGAACCAGGCTTTCCTGGAGGCTGGCCGGCAGCCTGCTCTGTAG
- a CDS encoding DUF2795 domain-containing protein, translating to MYWTLELASYLEDAPWPATKDELIDFSIRSGAPMEVVENLQALEDDGQPYENIEEIWPDYPTKEDFMFNEDEY from the coding sequence ATGTACTGGACACTTGAATTAGCTTCATACCTGGAGGACGCACCCTGGCCAGCAACTAAAGACGAGCTGATCGACTTCTCTATCCGCTCAGGCGCACCGATGGAGGTTGTAGAGAACCTGCAAGCGCTGGAGGATGACGGACAGCCTTACGAGAACATCGAAGAGATCTGGCCTGACTACCCGACCAAAGAGGACTTCATGTTCAACGAGGACGAGTACTAG
- a CDS encoding YidH family protein yields the protein MPNADKEKIKKLKKKLKLQEQKNREIRDEMATQRTIFANERTLMAYLRTAMAIVAGGFAAIKFSNDLYLEIAGVVLLLTGLVLALYAFYRYRQKQKAIEGQRQHYAPTSHHHASLHQNRYRGSDLQD from the coding sequence ATGCCAAACGCTGACAAAGAAAAGATCAAAAAGCTTAAGAAGAAGCTTAAGCTACAGGAGCAAAAGAACAGGGAGATAAGGGATGAAATGGCCACCCAGCGCACCATCTTCGCCAACGAGCGCACCCTGATGGCATACTTGCGTACTGCCATGGCGATAGTAGCCGGAGGTTTTGCGGCCATCAAGTTCTCTAACGACCTATACCTGGAGATAGCGGGTGTTGTGTTGCTGCTAACCGGGCTTGTGCTGGCACTGTACGCTTTTTACAGGTACAGGCAAAAGCAGAAGGCCATCGAAGGGCAGCGCCAGCACTACGCCCCTACCAGCCACCACCACGCCAGCCTCCACCAAAACAGGTACAGGGGCTCCGACCTGCAGGATTAA
- a CDS encoding 2-C-methyl-D-erythritol 4-phosphate cytidylyltransferase gives MAQLPQYAIIVAGGSGSRMQRDTPKQFLEVAGKPVLMHTIERFYKYNPAIRLIVVLPQEQLNTWRELCRKHTFKLFHMTVPGGATRFGSVKNGLDAVMGEGLVAVHDGVRPFVETETIKAAFEAAEQQGSAVVAVSPKDSIRELTESGSRAVPRAKYKLVQTPQCFRASILRKAYEQPEQEHFTDDASVVESTGEKITLVEGSYRNIKITTPEDLILAEAFASQDLQG, from the coding sequence ATGGCACAATTACCCCAATATGCAATCATCGTGGCGGGAGGCTCCGGCAGCCGGATGCAGCGCGATACCCCGAAGCAGTTTCTGGAAGTGGCGGGCAAACCGGTCCTGATGCACACCATAGAGCGGTTCTACAAGTATAACCCGGCTATCAGGTTGATCGTGGTGTTGCCCCAGGAGCAGCTAAACACGTGGCGTGAGCTGTGCCGCAAACATACTTTTAAGCTCTTCCACATGACGGTGCCGGGTGGTGCCACACGCTTTGGCTCTGTAAAAAACGGCCTGGATGCGGTGATGGGGGAGGGCCTGGTCGCGGTGCACGACGGGGTGCGCCCGTTTGTGGAAACAGAGACAATCAAGGCTGCCTTTGAGGCGGCGGAGCAGCAGGGGAGCGCGGTGGTGGCCGTATCACCGAAAGACTCTATACGGGAGCTGACGGAGAGCGGAAGCCGTGCCGTGCCGCGTGCAAAGTACAAGTTGGTGCAAACGCCGCAGTGTTTCCGGGCAAGCATCCTTCGCAAAGCCTATGAGCAGCCCGAGCAGGAGCACTTTACCGATGATGCCTCGGTGGTGGAAAGCACAGGGGAGAAAATCACGCTGGTGGAAGGCAGTTACCGCAACATCAAAATCACCACGCCCGAGGACCTTATACTTGCAGAGGCCTTTGCCAGCCAGGACCTACAGGGGTAG
- a CDS encoding DUF349 domain-containing protein — protein MENNNLLEEAKKYGFIQDQQVWLKPFMNYPARQVGEVKETEDDSLVYFAKRFEMFRDKVNSLLDRIATSENKGSFLMKVLHMKEQVGSYDALGDFEEIYHTLSKSEEEINETIKQNREKNLSIKIGLIQEAEAHSESIDWKEATEKLKDLRTTWIKTGPVEKELTDEIEERFRNAVENFFERKKNFFEDKKRMQNRAYERYRELINQSYAIMNSEEWEETTAKLKQLQNQWKEVDGTLPRKTMTNLWNSFRKAHNHFFERLKRKIQKEKNASREQFYEQNYESKQALASQAEQLLQEYSLGEAVKRAKELQAEWKKVGPVSPEVSDAVWERFIKACDRVFEMSSLEHYIRKRQQASNETFSETDGLQARINALKDFIKSDRNELEVLETNLGKLNDSPSNDTFRNMLKGKIRNFNRKIGTKTALIEMFQSQLSAISR, from the coding sequence ATGGAAAACAACAACCTATTGGAAGAAGCCAAGAAGTATGGTTTCATTCAGGACCAGCAAGTGTGGCTAAAGCCCTTTATGAATTACCCGGCCAGACAGGTGGGTGAGGTGAAAGAAACGGAAGATGACTCGCTGGTGTACTTTGCCAAGCGCTTCGAGATGTTCCGCGACAAGGTAAACAGCCTGCTGGACCGTATTGCAACCTCTGAGAACAAAGGCTCTTTCCTGATGAAGGTCCTGCACATGAAGGAGCAGGTAGGCAGCTACGATGCCCTGGGCGACTTTGAGGAGATCTATCACACCCTGAGCAAGTCTGAGGAGGAGATAAACGAAACCATTAAGCAGAACCGCGAGAAGAACCTCTCTATCAAAATCGGCCTTATACAGGAGGCGGAGGCACACAGCGAGAGCATTGACTGGAAAGAGGCGACCGAGAAGCTGAAAGACCTGCGCACCACCTGGATCAAGACAGGCCCGGTGGAGAAGGAGCTGACAGATGAGATCGAGGAGCGCTTCCGCAACGCCGTGGAGAACTTCTTCGAGCGCAAGAAGAACTTCTTTGAGGATAAGAAGCGCATGCAGAACCGCGCTTACGAACGCTACAGAGAGCTCATCAACCAGTCTTACGCCATTATGAACTCCGAAGAGTGGGAGGAGACAACGGCCAAGCTGAAGCAACTGCAGAACCAGTGGAAAGAAGTGGACGGCACCCTGCCGCGCAAAACCATGACCAACCTCTGGAACAGCTTCCGCAAGGCGCACAACCACTTCTTTGAGCGCCTGAAACGCAAGATACAGAAAGAGAAGAACGCCTCGAGAGAGCAGTTCTACGAGCAGAACTACGAAAGCAAGCAGGCGCTGGCCTCTCAGGCGGAGCAGCTGCTGCAGGAGTACAGCCTGGGCGAGGCCGTAAAGCGCGCCAAGGAGCTGCAGGCGGAGTGGAAGAAAGTAGGCCCGGTAAGCCCGGAGGTGTCGGACGCCGTGTGGGAGCGCTTCATCAAAGCGTGCGACCGTGTGTTTGAGATGAGCAGCCTGGAGCACTACATCCGCAAGCGCCAGCAGGCCAGCAACGAGACCTTCTCAGAAACCGATGGCCTGCAGGCCCGCATCAACGCCCTGAAAGACTTTATCAAGTCAGACAGGAACGAGCTGGAGGTGCTGGAGACAAACCTGGGCAAGCTGAACGACTCCCCTAGCAATGACACGTTCCGCAACATGCTGAAAGGGAAGATCCGCAACTTCAACAGAAAGATCGGCACCAAGACCGCCCTTATTGAAATGTTCCAGAGCCAGCTGAGCGCCATCTCACGCTAG